One stretch of Arachis duranensis cultivar V14167 chromosome 1, aradu.V14167.gnm2.J7QH, whole genome shotgun sequence DNA includes these proteins:
- the LOC107476826 gene encoding membrane-bound transcription factor site-2 protease homolog has protein sequence MEVDSRRMRRFGNQRHTRTNTLLPLHAASHHHVPNNTISCWYCDYKISTFNKPLFHFGRRYARFLKVWFSVGVGFALSALLGVTLILLWELAKAFHLSSGGNKLGNLRNALLFELPSLPSGSSLSLADAGYVCISTIISVVVHEFGHAVAATSEGIQIEYVAIFIAVLFPGALVAFNDELLQTVPHWTSLSVYSAGIWHNAVCCAACGLTLFLLPMFLFPLYSSGHSPMVLDVLPTSPLSGFLAPGDVIVSVDNVPIRNAQEWLEVNTLTYNSKLHNVDISGHTGDAGVINRMKGYCVSSFMMEEGKITGLPENQYACPSELTAFVKVLCSNNVTLNDDKRKIDPSNRRSTIYCLNAKDVVRLDKCGDDGSLATTNGSCTCTRDEFCLAPVQEPGTVWVEITYSSTSPECSLHERKRLPASETSGLKETNCGGTFIFVGDAISMAHSIQLTSYQPRWGLKLAAYFPNLLENILVWTFHVSLALVFLNTLPVYFLDGESILDATLAYFTSLSARKRKTVLRLCLISGFLTSVIAFFQELL, from the exons ATGGAAGTGGATTCTAGAAGAATGAGGAGGTTTGGGAATCAAAGGCACACACGAACCAACACTCTTCTTCCCCTTCATGCAGCTTCTCATCATCATGTTCCCAACAATACCATTTCCTGTTG GTATTGTGACTACAAAATCTCTACATTTAACAAACCGCTGTTCCATTTTGGTCGCAGATATGCTAG GTTTTTAAAAGTGTGGTTTTCAGTTGGGGTTGGATTTGCACTTTCTGCTTTGCTTGGGGTTACTTTG ATTCTTCTCTGGGAATTAGCTAAAGCATTTCATCTCTCTAGCGGTGGCAACAAGCTTGGAAACCTTAGAAATGCTTTGCTCTTTGAGCTTCCCTCCTTG CCGTCTGGTTCGAGCTTATCACTTGCTGATGCAGGGTATGTATGTATTTCTACCATCATATCGGTCGTTGTTCATGAATTTGGTCATGCTGTTGCAGCCACTAG TGAGGGGATACAAATAGAGTATGTCGCTATCTTCATTGCAGTTCTATTTCCTGGTGCTCTAGTTGCCTTCAACGATGAATTGCTACAAACTGTTCCACATTGGACTTCCCTTAGTGTGTATTCTGCTGGAATTTGGCACAATGCAGTT TGTTGTGCAGCTTGCGGATTGACATTATTCCTGTTGCCCATGTTCTTGTTTCCCTTATACAGTAGCGGCCATAGTCCCATG GTTTTGGATGTACTACCAACGTCACCTTTGTCTGGTTTTTTGGCTCCTGGTGATGTTATTGTATCAGTGGATAATGTACCAATTAGAAATGCACAAGAGTGGTTGGAAGTTAATACTTTAACATATAATAGCAAGCTTCATAATGTAGATATTTCCGGGCACACCGGAGACGCGGGGGTTATCAATAGAATGAAGGGTTACTGTGTCTCTAGTTTTATGATGGAAGAAGGCAAGATTACAGGATTGCCAGAAAATCAATATGCTTGTCCCAGTGAACTTACAGCATTTGTAAAAGTTTTGTGCTCCAATAATGTTACTCTGAATGATGATAAGAGAAAAATTGACCCTTCAAATAGACGATCGACTATATACTGCTTAAATGCTAAAGATGTTGTCAGACTTGATAAATGTGGTGATGACGGGAGCCTAGCTACAACAAATGGAAGTTGTACATGCACTCGG GATGAGTTTTGTTTAGCACCGGTTCAGGAGCCTGGCACAGTATGGGTTGAGATCACATATTCAAGTACTTCTCCGGAATGTTCATTACATGAAAGAAAGAGATTACCAGCTTCTGAAACTTCTGGCCTTAAGGAAACTAATTGTGGTgggacttttatttttgttggtgatGCCATTTCAATGGCTCATTCAATTCAGCTAACGTCATATCAGCCTCGCTGGGGACTAAAACTTGCCGCTTATTTTCCAAATTTACTGGAAAATATTTTGGTATGGACATTTCATGTCTCTCTGGCTCTGGTTTTTCTCAATACTTTGCCG GTGTATTTTCTCGACGGTGAATCCATTTTAGATGCAACTCTCGCCTACTTTACTTCATTAAGCGCAAGAAAGCGGAAGACGGTTCTTAGACTATGCCTTATCAGTGGGTTTCTTACTTCTGTTATAGCCTtttttcaagaactcctttag